A section of the Candidatus Latescibacterota bacterium genome encodes:
- a CDS encoding 50S ribosomal protein L7ae, translated as MAGDATLESLLPYLHLARRAGSVALGYRAVKQSLAQGRCVLILRARDAGESLRRLAVGQTPLVELADREALGAWIGRRELAILGITDPGLAAGMLARLGEGGAADPGALRR; from the coding sequence ATGGCCGGGGACGCCACGCTCGAATCGCTGCTGCCCTACTTGCATCTGGCGCGGCGGGCGGGCAGTGTGGCGCTGGGCTACCGGGCGGTGAAGCAGTCTCTCGCGCAGGGGCGCTGCGTCCTGATCCTCAGGGCGCGCGACGCGGGCGAGTCGCTGCGCAGGCTGGCGGTGGGACAAACGCCGCTGGTCGAACTGGCCGATCGGGAGGCGCTGGGCGCCTGGATCGGCCGGCGTGAACTGGCCATCCTGGGGATAACCGACCCCGGGCTGGCCGCGGGGATGCTGGCGCGCCTGGGTGAAGGCGGCGCTGCGGACCCCGGGGCCTTACGGAGGTAA